The following proteins come from a genomic window of Helicobacter canadensis MIT 98-5491:
- a CDS encoding branched-chain amino acid transporter permease, translated as MQDHFDTFYLISAILASSIGTALTRLLPFFVFKNITNNKLLKYLQETMPLLIMTLLIFFSLLNTPWSKTYGLYELGGIFSAILCFLWFKNSVFSIFTGIIFYIFLTRIF; from the coding sequence ATGCAAGATCATTTTGATACTTTTTATCTCATCAGTGCTATTTTAGCCTCTTCTATTGGAACAGCACTCACAAGATTATTGCCTTTTTTTGTGTTTAAAAATATCACCAACAATAAACTCTTAAAATACCTTCAAGAAACAATGCCACTTCTTATTATGACGCTTCTAATTTTTTTTAGTCTCCTTAATACTCCTTGGAGTAAAACTTATGGTCTCTATGAGCTTGGTGGAATTTTTTCTGCAATTTTATGTTTTTTATGGTTTAAAAATTCAGTTTTTAGTATATTTACAGGAATTATTTTTTATATTTTTCTTACAAGGATTTTTTAA
- a CDS encoding arsenate reductase family protein: MVRIYGIKNCGSVKKALNFLEQNKIPYEFIDFKKTPPNKETLEKWLQSVPLKILFNTKGTTYRKLALKDKNLSEEDIKEYLIKEPNLIKRPVIEASHQIIVGFQEEEYKEFKW; this comes from the coding sequence ATGGTTAGAATTTATGGAATCAAAAATTGTGGTAGCGTAAAAAAAGCTTTAAATTTCCTAGAACAAAATAAGATTCCTTATGAATTTATTGATTTTAAAAAAACACCACCCAATAAAGAAACCCTTGAAAAATGGCTCCAAAGTGTCCCACTTAAAATACTTTTTAACACCAAGGGCACCACTTATAGAAAACTTGCTTTAAAAGATAAAAATCTTAGCGAAGAAGACATCAAAGAATATCTCATTAAAGAACCCAATTTAATTAAGCGTCCAGTTATTGAAGCTTCTCATCAAATTATTGTTGGCTTTCAAGAAGAAGAATATAAGGAGTTTAAATGGTGA
- a CDS encoding SH3 domain-containing C40 family peptidase, whose amino-acid sequence MVRFLTFLFFLALLYGCASKPPKLELPKQDLQSYISNESFKTHSTKTLKKEYLQQFFSPFDKIPKNDSIQAQWGLQQALTNLGYGENLLPYSLEEIQKLAKEANYKNFPSLKQPAIVTKSSNIRVLPTNKPRFFNPKTAGEGFPFDYWQNSYIYLGTPILITHYSQSKKWAFVESGFVSGWIEVLNIAILDHKQVQELKQTQDFLVAKRDNIPLYNTHHEFLESARIGMLLPSLGSTKKAYESFIFTRTQRGYAKKVKIHLQTKGFTKFPMPFSPKNYTSLAQNLLGEKYGWGGMFGNRDCSMFLRDTLGNFGFYLQRNSQAQILPNNLDKSRYFDLSQMNSHQKKLFIQNNAIPFATLLGMKGHIMLYTGSFGEEIFVLHDIWGLKTLQNGIEGRSIIGKIAITPLNIGENIKGINQDTLLIKRIYGMRNLFNKEDLYAK is encoded by the coding sequence ATGGTGAGATTCCTCACTTTTCTTTTTTTTCTAGCTCTACTTTATGGCTGTGCTTCAAAACCACCTAAACTTGAATTACCTAAGCAGGATTTGCAATCATACATTTCTAATGAATCATTTAAAACTCACTCCACAAAAACTCTCAAAAAAGAGTATTTGCAACAATTTTTCTCACCTTTTGATAAAATTCCAAAAAATGATTCTATTCAAGCCCAATGGGGATTGCAACAAGCCTTAACAAATTTAGGTTATGGAGAGAATCTATTACCCTATTCCCTAGAAGAAATCCAAAAATTAGCCAAAGAAGCAAATTATAAAAACTTTCCAAGTTTAAAACAACCTGCCATTGTAACTAAATCTAGCAATATTAGGGTTTTGCCTACCAATAAACCTCGCTTCTTTAATCCTAAAACAGCAGGAGAAGGATTCCCTTTTGATTATTGGCAAAATTCTTATATTTATCTAGGAACACCCATTCTTATTACGCATTATTCTCAATCTAAAAAATGGGCTTTTGTTGAGAGTGGCTTTGTTAGCGGATGGATAGAAGTGCTTAATATCGCTATTTTAGATCACAAACAAGTCCAAGAACTCAAACAAACTCAAGATTTTTTAGTAGCAAAACGAGATAATATTCCTCTTTATAATACTCATCACGAATTTCTAGAATCAGCTCGTATTGGTATGCTACTTCCTTCACTTGGAAGCACAAAAAAAGCTTATGAGAGTTTCATTTTTACACGCACACAAAGAGGTTATGCTAAAAAAGTAAAAATTCATCTCCAAACTAAAGGTTTCACCAAATTTCCTATGCCCTTTTCCCCAAAAAATTATACTTCTCTTGCTCAAAACCTTTTGGGAGAAAAATATGGTTGGGGAGGAATGTTTGGAAATCGTGATTGCTCAATGTTTCTAAGGGATACTCTTGGTAATTTTGGATTCTATCTCCAAAGAAACTCCCAAGCTCAAATACTCCCAAATAATTTAGACAAATCACGCTATTTTGATTTAAGCCAAATGAATTCTCATCAAAAAAAGCTTTTTATCCAAAATAATGCCATTCCTTTTGCTACTTTACTTGGAATGAAAGGGCATATTATGCTTTATACTGGAAGCTTTGGAGAAGAAATTTTTGTTTTGCATGATATTTGGGGATTAAAAACGCTTCAAAATGGCATAGAAGGTAGAAGTATCATTGGGAAAATCGCCATTACTCCGCTTAATATTGGCGAAAATATCAAGGGAATTAATCAAGATACTTTATTGATTAAACGCATTTATGGAATGAGAAATCTTTTTAACAAAGAGGATCTTTATGCAAAATAG
- a CDS encoding metal ABC transporter ATP-binding protein, translating to MQNSNSQKIIECKNVNFSFTKERILYNVDWIIYEGDFWAIIGPNGGGKSTLARLLTGLLKPTEGKILKNPALRIGYVPQNTFLNRHFPISTLEVVMMGFLKSGFLGGFLPKNAKEIALELLEQFHLEAFAYKKIGELSGGQRQRVLIARALCGNPNFLVLDEPTASVDQKNQKEIYDLLQKINKEKTIIIISHDISVLLGYAKKVLYVNQEVTEHELPKISNQSIEDHFCEVEMLLQSQYSQNLN from the coding sequence ATGCAAAATAGTAACTCCCAAAAAATAATTGAATGCAAAAATGTTAATTTTTCTTTTACCAAAGAACGAATTTTGTATAATGTGGATTGGATAATTTATGAAGGTGATTTTTGGGCTATTATTGGACCAAATGGAGGTGGAAAAAGCACATTAGCACGCCTTTTAACGGGATTGTTAAAGCCAACAGAAGGCAAGATTCTTAAAAATCCAGCATTACGCATTGGCTATGTCCCACAAAACACTTTCTTAAATCGTCATTTTCCCATATCAACCCTAGAAGTTGTTATGATGGGATTTTTAAAATCAGGATTTTTAGGTGGATTCTTGCCCAAGAACGCAAAAGAAATTGCATTGGAGCTTTTAGAGCAATTCCACTTAGAAGCTTTTGCTTACAAGAAAATTGGCGAACTCTCTGGAGGACAAAGGCAGAGAGTTTTGATTGCAAGAGCATTATGTGGAAATCCAAATTTTTTGGTCTTAGATGAGCCAACAGCCAGTGTAGATCAAAAAAATCAGAAAGAAATTTATGATTTATTACAAAAAATCAATAAAGAAAAGACTATAATTATAATTAGTCATGATATTTCAGTTTTATTAGGCTATGCAAAAAAAGTTTTATATGTTAATCAAGAGGTTACAGAACACGAACTTCCAAAAATAAGCAACCAAAGCATTGAAGATCATTTTTGTGAAGTAGAAATGTTATTGCAATCTCAATATTCTCAAAATCTTAATTAG
- a CDS encoding FAD-dependent oxidoreductase, which produces MNQSYDVAIIGAGISGSALFYALTHYTNLKKVVLLEKYSQPATLSSSGNNNSQTIHAGDIETNYTFEKAKKVSRGAKLLVSYAFHHQLQNKSIFEYQKMAIGVGEKEVEFMTKRHEEFKEIYPELEFFDKETLKQIEPNVIKMPDGSDRPEPIVGSGVRKSFCAMNFCATATHMIEQSVFGEHKALFNHKVTQIIQQGDGAYTIQSQGQSPITASFVLVNAGAHSLLLAQNMGYGLDLGCLPVSGSFYFIPGSKLQGKVYTVQNPKLPFAAIHGDPDVVAQGKTRLGPTALVLPKLERFKSGTFIDFLKSFGFGSATTKIMWDLLSDNEIRNYIFRNFIYEIPSIGKKYFWEEARKIIPSIQLNELSYAYGFGGIRPQVLDKTQKKLVLGEKKIKSNQGITFNMTPSPGATSCLRNALIDMLEITEYLKAEIKMDKIKEELNEEDLGWLID; this is translated from the coding sequence ATGAATCAATCTTATGATGTTGCCATTATTGGGGCTGGTATTTCAGGTAGTGCACTTTTTTATGCACTCACACATTATACAAATCTCAAAAAAGTTGTTTTACTAGAAAAATATTCTCAACCCGCAACATTAAGTTCAAGTGGAAATAATAACTCACAAACTATTCACGCTGGGGATATTGAAACAAACTACACTTTTGAAAAAGCAAAAAAAGTCTCAAGAGGAGCAAAATTACTTGTTTCTTATGCTTTTCATCATCAATTACAAAATAAAAGCATTTTTGAATATCAAAAAATGGCTATCGGTGTGGGTGAAAAAGAAGTAGAATTTATGACAAAACGACATGAAGAGTTTAAAGAAATCTATCCTGAATTAGAATTTTTCGATAAAGAAACGCTCAAACAAATTGAACCCAATGTTATTAAAATGCCTGATGGTAGTGATAGACCTGAACCTATTGTTGGTTCGGGAGTAAGAAAAAGCTTTTGTGCGATGAATTTCTGTGCTACTGCCACTCATATGATAGAGCAAAGTGTTTTTGGGGAACACAAAGCACTTTTCAACCATAAAGTAACTCAAATTATCCAACAAGGCGATGGTGCTTATACAATACAATCACAAGGACAATCTCCTATTACAGCCTCTTTTGTGCTAGTAAATGCAGGTGCACATTCTTTACTTTTAGCTCAAAATATGGGCTATGGCTTAGATTTGGGTTGTTTGCCTGTATCTGGAAGTTTTTATTTTATCCCTGGAAGCAAACTTCAAGGTAAAGTTTATACTGTCCAAAATCCAAAACTCCCTTTTGCAGCTATCCATGGAGATCCCGATGTTGTTGCACAAGGAAAAACTAGATTAGGACCAACTGCTCTTGTATTACCCAAATTAGAACGCTTTAAAAGTGGTACTTTTATAGATTTTCTAAAATCTTTTGGCTTTGGAAGTGCTACTACAAAAATTATGTGGGATTTACTTTCTGATAATGAAATCCGAAACTATATTTTTAGAAATTTCATCTATGAGATTCCAAGTATTGGAAAAAAATACTTTTGGGAAGAAGCTAGAAAAATCATTCCTTCTATTCAACTCAATGAATTATCGTATGCTTATGGATTTGGTGGAATCCGCCCTCAAGTTTTAGACAAAACACAAAAAAAACTTGTCTTAGGCGAGAAAAAAATCAAAAGCAATCAAGGTATTACCTTTAATATGACACCAAGCCCAGGAGCTACGAGTTGCTTAAGAAACGCTTTGATAGATATGCTAGAAATCACAGAATATCTTAAAGCAGAAATTAAAATGGACAAAATTAAAGAGGAATTAAATGAAGAAGATTTAGGATGGTTAATTGACTAA
- a CDS encoding metal ABC transporter permease: MTNILEYSFIQNAIIGAFFTSIICGIIGTLSVTNRMVFISGGIAHSVYGGVGIAAFFGLPILLGATLFSVFCAIILAYMLLYAKERLDALVGSLWAFGMALGIILVELTPGYNKDFMGYLFGSILSITQNDIQYMIIFTCFLILFIILNYRIILGISYDSEFTQLQGINTHFFSIILMILIAIGIVITMRSVGIILIIALLSIPAYCSEILTNSLAKMMFVSSLISFACILGGISISYFCDLQAGASIVILLSLFSFVLALIHSLLNKFSSKKVL, translated from the coding sequence TTGACTAATATTCTAGAATATAGCTTCATTCAAAATGCAATCATTGGTGCCTTTTTTACAAGCATTATTTGCGGTATTATAGGCACACTTTCAGTAACCAATAGAATGGTTTTTATCTCTGGGGGAATCGCTCATAGTGTTTATGGTGGCGTAGGAATCGCAGCTTTTTTTGGATTGCCAATTTTATTGGGTGCAACACTTTTTAGTGTCTTTTGTGCAATTATTCTTGCCTATATGTTGCTTTATGCCAAAGAAAGATTAGATGCACTCGTAGGATCACTTTGGGCTTTTGGAATGGCATTGGGGATTATTCTTGTAGAATTAACACCTGGTTACAACAAAGATTTTATGGGATATTTATTTGGGAGTATTTTAAGTATCACTCAAAATGATATTCAATATATGATTATTTTCACTTGTTTTCTTATACTTTTTATTATATTAAACTATCGTATCATTTTAGGAATCTCTTATGATAGTGAATTTACACAACTTCAAGGAATCAATACCCACTTTTTTAGCATAATCTTAATGATACTCATTGCTATTGGAATTGTGATTACTATGCGTTCTGTAGGAATTATTTTAATCATTGCACTTTTAAGTATTCCAGCTTATTGCAGTGAAATTCTAACCAACTCTCTAGCTAAGATGATGTTTGTTTCAAGTCTTATTTCTTTTGCTTGCATACTTGGCGGTATTAGTATTTCTTATTTTTGTGATCTCCAAGCAGGTGCTAGTATTGTTATTTTACTCTCTCTTTTTTCTTTTGTTTTGGCACTCATCCATTCTCTTTTAAATAAATTTTCTTCTAAAAAGGTGCTTTAA
- a CDS encoding DUF5408 family protein, whose translation MENLDKKINHSNNTATRAIKIALVCCVITIIFATLSLWVLLNQITATANLSKNQKILEQKILILEKQQKQ comes from the coding sequence ATGGAAAATTTGGATAAAAAAATCAATCATTCCAACAACACTGCAACAAGGGCTATTAAAATTGCTCTTGTGTGCTGTGTGATAACGATTATTTTTGCGACACTTAGTTTATGGGTTTTACTTAATCAAATCACTGCTACTGCCAATCTAAGCAAAAATCAAAAAATACTTGAGCAAAAAATACTTATACTAGAAAAACAACAAAAACAATAA
- a CDS encoding flagellar FLiS export co-chaperone produces MLSSVNPYGIGNIYPQKPTSLSKEVESQAQTTQELQELPNLSKEALEIRKFSDGIKGANEMIGAMQIADITLNALSTQAKDMEINADNLNSLDSIAKTAQFKNESLFGKELTLNLAGENVSLSLPLPSQISNENSLVENFSQKHNEINEKMTKISSLIEKASLPLGGATQNYDFENFDSNSFKNLFR; encoded by the coding sequence ATGTTATCATCTGTCAATCCCTATGGAATAGGAAATATTTACCCACAAAAGCCAACTTCACTCTCAAAAGAAGTAGAATCCCAAGCACAAACAACGCAAGAACTACAAGAATTACCCAATCTCTCTAAAGAAGCTCTAGAAATTCGTAAATTTAGCGATGGAATCAAAGGTGCTAACGAAATGATTGGTGCAATGCAAATTGCTGATATTACCCTCAATGCTTTAAGCACACAAGCTAAAGATATGGAAATCAATGCAGACAATCTTAATTCACTTGATTCTATAGCCAAAACTGCACAATTCAAAAACGAATCACTCTTTGGAAAAGAATTAACACTTAATCTAGCAGGAGAAAATGTTTCACTCTCGCTTCCTTTGCCAAGCCAAATTAGCAATGAAAATTCATTGGTAGAAAATTTTTCACAAAAACACAATGAAATCAATGAAAAAATGACAAAAATTAGTTCACTTATTGAAAAAGCAAGTCTTCCACTTGGTGGTGCTACACAAAATTACGATTTTGAAAACTTTGATTCTAATTCTTTTAAGAATCTTTTTAGATAG
- a CDS encoding methyl-accepting chemotaxis protein, protein MMFGNSKREQELIDENKELKNKIEQLEKALRHCSLKNEEYQKSLDQTQKTDNKAEVFNEMFGMMTQSCAKNLKILQDDFSNSVDMLQESEKISLQNYEQTQLLETSIGGTISGVAEKLNSFQMMITQVYQDLDSITNVINLITDVSDQTNLLALNAAIEAARAGEHGRGFAVVADEVRKLAERAQKATKEIEMNIQVLRQNFSEVQSSTEEIVSDMDSVNGEVLKFVEIGKTSMAVREDAANVLDTTFIALVKLDHLLFKINSYKAIIENNKEIKLATHHECRLGKWYDTGIGKEYFSQLGSYASLEAPHSGVHDSFRSALDVFKESGMQKGNEIIDFIKEGEVASDNVISVLDNLLKEKMTERKNEHK, encoded by the coding sequence ATGATGTTTGGAAATTCTAAAAGGGAACAAGAATTAATAGATGAAAACAAGGAGCTTAAAAATAAAATAGAGCAATTAGAGAAAGCATTGCGTCATTGTAGTTTAAAGAATGAGGAATACCAAAAATCCTTAGATCAAACACAAAAGACTGACAACAAGGCAGAAGTTTTTAATGAGATGTTTGGAATGATGACGCAATCGTGTGCAAAAAATCTTAAAATTTTGCAAGATGATTTTTCAAACTCTGTAGATATGTTACAAGAATCAGAAAAAATATCACTTCAAAATTATGAACAAACGCAATTACTTGAAACTTCAATTGGCGGGACTATATCAGGTGTAGCAGAGAAGCTTAATAGTTTTCAGATGATGATTACTCAAGTTTATCAAGATTTAGATTCAATCACTAATGTGATTAATTTAATTACAGATGTTAGCGATCAAACTAATCTTTTGGCGCTTAATGCTGCCATTGAAGCAGCAAGAGCTGGAGAGCATGGAAGAGGATTTGCAGTTGTGGCTGATGAGGTGCGAAAGCTTGCAGAAAGGGCACAAAAGGCAACAAAAGAGATTGAAATGAATATCCAAGTTTTACGCCAAAATTTCTCAGAAGTGCAGAGTTCTACAGAAGAGATTGTAAGTGATATGGATAGCGTAAATGGAGAAGTTTTAAAATTTGTTGAAATAGGAAAAACTTCAATGGCGGTTCGAGAAGATGCCGCTAATGTTTTGGATACGACTTTTATTGCATTGGTAAAGTTAGATCATTTGCTTTTTAAAATTAATAGTTACAAAGCTATTATTGAGAATAATAAAGAGATAAAATTAGCCACTCATCATGAATGCCGTTTAGGGAAATGGTATGATACAGGAATTGGAAAAGAGTATTTTAGTCAATTAGGTAGCTATGCAAGTTTAGAAGCTCCGCATTCTGGTGTGCATGATTCTTTTAGATCAGCTTTAGATGTTTTTAAAGAATCAGGAATGCAAAAAGGTAATGAGATAATTGATTTTATCAAAGAAGGAGAAGTGGCATCTGATAATGTTATTTCTGTATTGGATAATCTTTTAAAAGAAAAAATGACAGAAAGAAAAAATGAGCATAAATAA
- a CDS encoding nitroreductase family protein, whose product MQKEAFSEIIHQRYSCRDLKESLLKREDLEYILEAGRLSPSSLGLEPWRFLVVQDSNKKAEISKIANHQEHVKKCGAIIIILARLDFGEYFIPKLQARGMKEEELQKRIAIYKPFIDGMNENEKLHYAREQTYLALGNIANAACAIGLGSCIIGGFDSKALDQYLKLDIAKERSSIMLVVGEYANKMIPQKARFSKEEVIAFLD is encoded by the coding sequence ATGCAAAAAGAAGCTTTTAGTGAAATTATCCATCAAAGATACTCTTGTAGAGATCTTAAGGAGAGTCTTTTAAAGAGAGAAGATTTAGAGTATATTTTAGAAGCTGGGAGGTTATCGCCTAGTTCTTTAGGGTTGGAGCCTTGGAGATTTTTGGTGGTGCAGGATTCTAATAAAAAAGCAGAAATTTCAAAGATAGCTAATCATCAAGAGCATGTTAAAAAGTGTGGAGCTATTATTATTATCTTGGCACGATTGGATTTTGGAGAATATTTTATTCCTAAACTTCAAGCAAGAGGAATGAAAGAAGAAGAATTGCAAAAGCGTATTGCTATTTATAAGCCTTTTATTGATGGTATGAACGAAAATGAAAAATTACATTATGCAAGAGAACAAACTTATTTGGCTTTAGGGAATATTGCTAATGCAGCTTGTGCTATTGGACTTGGATCGTGCATTATTGGTGGTTTTGATTCCAAGGCTTTGGATCAATATTTGAAGCTTGATATTGCAAAAGAGAGAAGTTCTATAATGTTAGTTGTGGGAGAATATGCAAACAAGATGATTCCGCAAAAAGCACGCTTTAGTAAAGAGGAAGTGATCGCTTTTCTTGATTGA
- a CDS encoding 7-cyano-7-deazaguanine synthase produces MKALALFSGGLDSLLAIKIIKDMGIEVLALHFDIGFIGKNDKSEALKAILSQIDVPLKVVDIKRQFFNEVLFEPKYGYGKYFNPCIDCHGNMFSHAFSMLESEGASFVISGEVLGQRPKSQRAEALLQVEKLCNAQGLVVRPMSAKLLPITIPEQKGWIDREKLLDIHGRGRERQLKMVEEYGIKNFAKPGGGCLLTEISIANKIKDLKSHREIVFEDMEMVKYGRYFILPNGARCIVARNEEENRKLSFQHPKMSKIELLDCVGPLALVEKDSTKEDKEMAIALALVYGKTEADRSYKVRFEGEEREAKPFVSKEKAQEFLLQS; encoded by the coding sequence ATGAAGGCTTTAGCACTTTTTAGTGGTGGTTTAGATAGTTTATTAGCTATTAAAATTATTAAAGATATGGGTATTGAAGTTTTAGCATTGCATTTTGATATAGGTTTTATTGGAAAAAATGATAAAAGTGAGGCTTTAAAGGCAATCTTAAGCCAAATTGATGTGCCTTTAAAGGTTGTGGATATTAAAAGGCAATTTTTCAATGAAGTTTTATTTGAACCAAAATATGGCTATGGCAAATATTTTAATCCTTGTATTGATTGTCATGGCAATATGTTCTCACACGCGTTTTCTATGTTAGAGAGTGAGGGAGCGAGTTTTGTTATTAGTGGAGAAGTTTTAGGACAACGCCCAAAAAGTCAGAGAGCTGAAGCACTTTTGCAAGTAGAAAAGCTTTGTAATGCTCAAGGATTAGTGGTGCGTCCTATGAGTGCCAAGTTATTACCTATTACTATTCCAGAACAAAAAGGTTGGATTGATAGAGAGAAGTTACTTGATATTCACGGCAGAGGTAGAGAGAGACAGCTTAAAATGGTAGAAGAATATGGGATTAAAAACTTTGCGAAACCTGGTGGTGGTTGTCTTTTGACTGAAATTTCAATTGCCAATAAAATCAAAGATTTAAAATCTCATAGAGAAATTGTGTTTGAAGATATGGAAATGGTAAAATATGGACGCTATTTTATTTTGCCTAATGGAGCGCGTTGTATTGTGGCTAGAAATGAGGAAGAGAATCGCAAACTTTCTTTTCAACACCCTAAAATGAGTAAGATTGAATTACTAGATTGTGTTGGTCCTTTAGCATTAGTAGAAAAAGATTCAACAAAGGAGGATAAAGAAATGGCGATTGCCTTAGCTTTGGTGTATGGCAAGACTGAAGCAGATCGCTCCTATAAAGTCCGCTTTGAGGGAGAGGAAAGAGAAGCCAAACCTTTTGTTTCTAAAGAAAAAGCACAGGAATTTTTATTGCAATCTTAA
- the dnaG gene encoding DNA primase: protein MIAEQSIEALKNQLDIIEVVSHYIELKKIGATFKACCPFHQEKTPSFVVNQNKGFYHCFGCGASGDSIAFVMQYEKLNYKEAIEKLAQLYNFTLTYEKDKNSFQEDSYRIMEFMREYYQNSLTKEVESYIQSRGITLSTQQKFELGYAGQNYEIMATLQKHSINLQEALNLGILGVDNENGAKRYYARLTQRLIFPIRSPQNKIVGFGGRTLGNHPAKYINSPQTKLFNKSQILYGYPQAKETIYKKEEVIVTEGYLDVIMLHQAGFTNAVATLGTALTKEHLPLLSKGNPKVILAYDGDNAGMNAAFKAASLLSLANKEGGVVLFDGGLDPADMVKNGDIARLKELFLTSIPFIDFVLEWIIKKYDLDNPLQKDKCLQEALEYLQHFSLVIQEDYKGFLAQRLKLPSHLIRIKKNNQKEQIKEPIQSEGSFDLAEKAIIKSVLEDMNLLEFVMDFLEPTMFFSQKEAYLKLLKGELEDPSLIRILLDNKVKAQDKEKLKQQMIMILYQYYEEQKQKVINEKQLSLREKSFLIRKYQKYLDNLKKGDLIVYEGFSTF, encoded by the coding sequence GTGATTGCAGAACAAAGTATTGAGGCGTTAAAAAATCAGCTTGATATTATTGAAGTGGTTTCACATTACATTGAATTAAAAAAAATAGGGGCTACTTTTAAAGCTTGTTGTCCTTTTCATCAAGAAAAAACTCCTAGTTTTGTTGTGAATCAAAATAAAGGCTTTTATCATTGTTTTGGCTGTGGGGCAAGTGGAGATAGCATTGCTTTTGTAATGCAGTATGAAAAGCTTAATTACAAAGAAGCCATAGAAAAACTAGCACAACTTTACAACTTTACACTAACCTATGAGAAAGATAAAAACTCTTTTCAAGAAGATTCTTATAGAATTATGGAATTTATGAGAGAATATTATCAAAATTCCCTTACAAAAGAAGTGGAATCTTACATTCAATCGCGTGGAATCACATTATCCACGCAACAGAAATTTGAGCTTGGATATGCGGGTCAAAATTATGAGATTATGGCTACTCTTCAGAAGCACTCTATTAATCTGCAAGAAGCTTTAAATTTGGGTATTTTGGGTGTGGATAATGAAAATGGAGCGAAGCGGTATTATGCAAGGCTTACGCAAAGATTGATTTTTCCTATTCGTTCGCCGCAAAATAAGATTGTGGGCTTTGGTGGGCGAACTTTAGGGAATCATCCAGCAAAATATATTAACTCCCCACAAACTAAACTTTTTAATAAATCACAGATTCTTTATGGATATCCACAAGCAAAAGAAACGATTTATAAAAAAGAAGAGGTGATTGTAACAGAAGGGTATTTGGATGTTATTATGTTGCATCAAGCAGGTTTTACAAATGCAGTCGCTACACTTGGAACTGCTTTAACTAAAGAGCATTTGCCATTGCTTTCTAAAGGAAATCCAAAAGTGATTCTTGCTTATGATGGAGATAATGCGGGAATGAATGCGGCTTTTAAAGCAGCTTCTTTATTATCTTTGGCTAATAAAGAAGGTGGCGTTGTGCTATTTGATGGTGGTTTGGATCCTGCTGATATGGTAAAAAATGGAGATATTGCAAGATTAAAAGAGCTTTTTTTAACTTCGATTCCTTTTATTGATTTTGTGCTTGAATGGATTATAAAGAAATATGATTTGGATAATCCACTTCAAAAAGATAAATGTCTGCAAGAAGCTTTAGAGTATTTGCAACATTTTTCTTTAGTGATTCAAGAAGATTATAAAGGATTTTTAGCACAAAGATTAAAACTGCCTAGCCATCTAATAAGAATCAAAAAAAATAATCAAAAAGAGCAAATAAAAGAGCCAATTCAAAGTGAGGGGAGTTTTGATTTAGCAGAAAAGGCAATTATTAAAAGTGTGCTAGAGGATATGAATCTTTTAGAATTTGTGATGGACTTTTTAGAGCCTACAATGTTTTTTAGCCAAAAGGAAGCTTATTTGAAACTTTTAAAAGGGGAGTTAGAAGATCCTAGTTTGATACGAATTTTGTTGGATAATAAAGTTAAGGCACAAGACAAAGAAAAATTAAAGCAACAGATGATTATGATTCTATACCAATATTATGAAGAACAAAAACAAAAAGTCATTAATGAAAAACAACTCTCTTTAAGAGAAAAATCGTTTTTGATACGAAAATATCAAAAATATTTAGATAACTTAAAAAAAGGAGATTTAATCGTCTATGAAGGCTTTAGCACTTTTTAG